The genomic segment agaAGCAATATTTAATTGTTACAAGAATGAGAAAAGATGTGTATTGTATTATCTAGAtgataaaatgaattatGACATTTTAGAATTTCTACATatcttatataataatgataatttaataaacatatttaataGTGAAGAAATAgcctttttaaaaaatatacttttGCAAAACGAAATAAATCTTAAAGGTTTTGATACATTAGATGAAATGATTGAAGAATTAATTAGACgaaattatcattatatattatttacatcattaaaaagtaaaatgtttaaaaaaatatcctatgaatataattctatattaaaaaattctaccgttaattatttttttccttggAAAAAtagttcatataatataatagcaCATGAAACACTCAAAATGAATAATctaaatattaatatctttattaatttaCACAATGCTGCTTTAAAAATGTTTCAGAATATATTGATTAATTTAGAAGAAACATTAGATCACCATGAAATAAAACAAGGaaaccatttttttttaaatgaatttattagtcatatggataataataataatagttatcattataaaaatgtaaatgaaaaagaaacagGTAATATGAAACAAGGAAATGAAAGTAAAATATTCGGTACCAATGTAAGTTTAACCACATCTAAAAATGTAATAGGACAAGAAGACAAGCAAATTgctcaaataaataatagttTACAAATGAACACAAAAGAAAGCTATAAAATGAATTCTGATATTAATCGAAGTACTGTACAAAATAAAGGATCAggtaataatgatgaaggTGAAGAAAACTGTGTTACAAATGATGACAGGAATGACGATGATGAAGGAGAAaacaatattaaatatataaaaaactcTAAAATAGTTGAAGATAAAttgaatatacaaaaatatattaatttcaaacatttttataatttccttatattttttgaacatttatataaaaagaaatcagAAGAAACCAATAAAcaagagaaaaaaattagtatagctttaaataaattagcTGATGCCAGAAatgaaatacaaaatatgcAGATCCAATTAAGTCTTcagaaagaaaatatatcaaaaaagcAAATAGAATGTGCTCGactattaaaagaaatagaagaaaagaaaaaagaatctaatgaaaagaaaaagaaaatacaaGAAGACAGTATTAGAATATCAAGTGTGGAAGCTGAAACACAAAAATTAGCAGAAGATGCAAGAAAAGATTTACAAAATGCAATACCTGAATTAGAGGTAGCCACACAATCATTAGAACAATTAgataaaaaaagtatttcAGAGGTTAAAGCTTATACAAAACCTCCTGATGTCGTCATGCAAACTTTGTCTATtgttatgataatattaaataagacACCCAGTTGGGAACAAGCTAAAATTGAATTAGGAGATGCaaactttttatataaattaaaaacattTGATAAGGATACTATATCGGATAAAACCttgaaaaaaattgaaaaatttACGAAAAATCCTATATATTCTCCAAAAGCTGTAAAAAAGGTTTCTTCGGCTACTGGTACTTTATGTATGTGGGTTCATGCATTAAAAATGTATGCAGAAGTTTATAGAGAAGTAGCACCAAAAAGGTTAAGACTAAAATTAGCTGAAGAATTATTAAgtaaaaatagaaaagaaCTTGAATTAGCCATGGATCAACTTCATGAAATAGAAAAAACATTATTACATTTACAAGAACAACATATTGAAAGTACTAAAAAAAGTGATGAACTAAGTAAGTCATATGAAGAATCTTGTTTAAGAATTGAAAATGTAGAAAAGTTTTTTGTTAATCTaatagatgaaaaaaatcgttgggaaaaatatgttaataataatgaacgTATTAAGAAATGTATTTATGGGGAATCTATTTTATCCTCTTTCTTTTTGGTTTATACTGGcttattaaattatgaagataggaaatatttaatatatgatacaTGTACAAaattgttaataaaaaatcacATATCTGTTAATACAAATTTTAATGTAGTTGATTATTTTATAGACCCAATACAATCATTAGAATTTAATACTAATTTTATATCTAATGATAATTACATGAAGGAGAATTGTATTctgatatataataattttattgcTACATTGATAATAGATCCACATTATCAGGCCGTCAATTGGATTAGGaaaagttataaaaataatgaaaatagtATATTAGTAATATCTGATGTTCATGCGtctgatatattttttaaaattatttattgtatGAATAAAGGTCTTagtttattaataaatcatattaACGAAGAGCTGGAAGATATATTACTTTTaactattaaaaaatataacaaatttcTTTTTGACAAAGAAAATAGATTACCAGTAGCAAAGTTAAAGGATAATTCTACTAGATCAAATGatgaattaataaaagaatatatcaaaaagaagaaaaatttgTATTCAATATATGGTGATAATACAATAAgctatgaagaaaaaaaatattttataaaactaCAATTATTGAATGATATACAAATAcatgaaaattttaaattgttTCTAGTGTCTAATAAAAACTGCTTTCATTTGGATCCAGTATTTTATACATTGACTACAGTTATTGTATTTAGCTTAAATAAAGAGGCACTAGACAACATTATGTTAAACGTCATTATAAAGAATGAGGAAAAGAATTTGGAAGACGAAAATAAAGAATCTGTTGTACGTTTAGTTcgtattaaaaaagaaatattgaatttagaaaataatatattagaaaatgTAACAAAgagtcaaaaaaaaattacagaagatgatgaattaattaatattcttttaaaatcTAAAGCTGATATAGATGAAAAGAATAGATGCTTAGAAGAAATTAACGACACACTTAATAGAACTAATATGAATAGAAACATTTTTAAAGCTTTAGCTAAAAAgatttctatattatttactgTATTGAatgatttaaaatatattaatagttATTATCAATTTTGTTTGgaacattttattaattttttcacaTATAGCATTACCAAATATAAGTcgaataataaaacattatcatcatcttccTCAGAGAGGCaagaaaatttatttaactattatttttacgaatttataaaatatactaaGATTTCTTTATCAAGCAAgcatcatttatttttcacTTTTTATTCGCTATGCAAAATTATGGTTTTTGAAGATAAAATATCTAAGGAGgactataatttttttatgtttggAAAGCACATGGATACTGAAAAAATGAAGGAAATGAAAAGGAGaataaatatggaaaaagaaataaagaagGAAACAAGCATGGAACTATCCAATGAtaagaaaggaaaaaagaaatatcaaaataaaaagaacaaaaaattaaaaacaataaGAAAATCGAATGCTGATAGGAATGGTGAAAAGAAGGACATATCTAAGGTTTCAAGTTCTGCTAAAAGTGCTATTAATGCGGAGAATGACAATCGTAAGTATAATGGGGAGGAGGTGAAAGGAGAAAATGTagaagaagatgaagaagatgaagaagatgaagaagatgacgaagaagaagaagaagaagacgAAGAAGAGGGAGATGAAGACGACGAAGAGGGAGATGAAGACTACGATGAGGAAAATGAAGAGGAAGAGGAAGATGCAAATGAAGAGGAAGAAGAAGATGCAAATGAAGAGTTAGATgagaatgaagaaaatgaagataaaGTAGAAGACCCAAATGAGGAAGATTACCGTTTTGatgtaaataatgatgaagataTTAAAGATAACAATAATGCTGATATAAATAGTAGGaacaaacataaaaataaaaaaaataataatgataattttaaCAAGGATGATGATGGTCAATTACAAAATATTACGTTAGAAAATAATGACAAAGATAAAGaatctaataataataataaaaccaATGTTGACATAAAATCAGACAAAATAAAATCCAATTTGGATATACtaaaaagcaaaaaaaaaaacaaaaaaaggaaaaataaaaaaaagaaaattaatttaaaaaaaaaaaagaaaagttatgaaattaaagaaaataattacGAAGATTATTCCGAAtttgataatatgaatgataatgatatcgaaaatgaagataaaaCAATGGATGTTATAAATCCAGGTAATGATTGGATAAGTGATATAAAATGGAAAGAATTATTAGATAtagagaaattaaaaaatttcgAAGGATTTATAAATTCTTTCATTAAATCTATTAGAGAATGGAGAAGATGGTTTAATTATTTACAAGTGGAAAATCTTGTATTTCCAGATGAATgggaatataatttaaatagtTTTCAAAAattgattataataaaaatattaagaccAGATAGATTAAACAAAGCAAtagaaaattttattttttctaatatgTCTTATAATGATATAGAGGTAGAATACATgaattttgaatatatattacgcccttctaaaaaaaatatagaaccattaattattatatacaaaccTAATTATGATCcgtttgaatatatttacaagTATGCTTTGGATAATAATCAaaagttaaaaaatattactctaacaaattataatataaattatatatataattatttaaggGTTGCAATGAAAGAAGGacatgttttatatataacaaatttaCACAATTCtaatgaaaatttattaaaattgacAAAGTTAATtgaagatatattaaatagtaacacaaaatatatatttaatacttCTGATGATATTAATGtggaagaaaaatatgaaataaaaactATGAATATATCACGAGAGGAtgaatataaacataaagaAAACGTACATAGAAAGATAAATGAGGAAGAAATTGTGTTGGATAAAAATGTTGatgatgatattaataacaatGAAATAGTTAATGAAAAGGATAGAGAATATAATGAAGCATTTAGTACcttagataataataaaaaaatatataataccttaatagatgaaaaatataatactatGATGATTAAAAATTGTTTGAAAAAGAGAAATAAATTCATTACTGTTCATCCAAAATTTCGTTTATTCTTGTCAACATTACCGGGTAAAGAAATCcctatatcattattacaaaaaagtattattgttattttggAAGAAccacataatataaaaaagagtatatctatattatttaaagaacATTGGGCATTAGAAGAAAACAAGAATGTTCAATCAAATAAATTTAGAAAATTGCTTTTCAGTTTATTTTGGTTTCAttctattttaaataatagaaaaaaatttgaTAATTTAGGATGgaataatgaagaatattttttcagTAATAAAGATGTCATCctaagtaaatatataactaaaatattttttaataaaggtgtaaaagaaatacattggccatattattatttctatatttgcgatattatatatggttCAAAAATGGATGATTATTTTGATAAGAAATTGTTAAATGTATATGCCAaagtattttttaataataatatatttaaaggtaaatatatattctctagttcaacaaattattatttacctatagatgtaaataatgaaaagctattaaataattatttaaaagaaattcCTTATAATGATAGTGTAGAATTATTTGGACAAAAACCATATGCagaaatatcatataatacaGGTGCATCAGAAGAAATTATATCATTACTTTTTTGTGTTAACTCCTTGAGTTTGAATCAGTATCATTTccataacaaaaataatataaatataaatgaaaaacttgtatattattttacaaaaaagtTACTACTTAATATGCCTCGTGAAATATACGTGGAtgaattaatgaaaaaacaatataatcctgaacaatatatatatgcaaatCTATTATTTAAGGAAGTgaataaacataatattattttgaaaaaaataagaagcTCTCTTAATAAAGTACAATATGgtaattattacataaaaataaaaaattattagatGTAGTAAAATGATAGAATACAATTGGTTACACGGTattgaaaaaggaaaatttgaatgcacataatatatatatatatatatatattttaatttttgtagCTCTAAAAGGAGAAATTaccataaataaaaaaatatatgaaatgttAAAATGTCTAAGTGTGGGTTTGGTACCTCAAACTTGGAAAAAACTTTACGcatcaaagaaaaaaatccTTTACTTTTTCGAAGATTTAAAAGAACGAATTAATCAATTAAATCAATGGAGTATAAATGGACATTTACAAATTTATTGGCTAGGAGGTTTTTGTAACCCTAAAAGTATTTTAAAATACATTTTGCATGAATattctaaaaaaaatgatgtaaGCCATGAATTAATTACCTTTGAATTTAGTTCGATAAATAAAtctgatgaaaataaattaaaagttaaaaatatggaagaaggcatatatataaaaaatataattttacaagGTGCTAAATGGGATTTTATTAGTCAATCCTTAATAGAAacagataatattaatttatattttattatacctTTCGTTTATTTGAAAgttgttttaataaaaaatcgtaaaaatgataacgatatttattattgccctctatatatatgtgaagaAAAGAACGTTATGGACATTAaagataattatttatttctggtattttttcaataatacattttttttatatgatcataCTATAtgcatattaaaaataaataaataaataaatatataaaaaatttatataaatctatatattcatttttatagaTTGGATTAAATGCCGGATCAATAAATCCATCCGAATGGGGAAAAATGGGTGTTAGATTATTTTTAACGAATGAGTGTTAATATGGCAAAATGAAAGATATACTacagtaaaataaaaaattacttttatattttttgcatATAAATTCAGGTTAAAAcgattttctatatatatatatatatatatatatatatatatatatatatatatattatttatatatgtaaatgttttatataaagtaATTACAAATTCCATTATACAAATCATTAGAACAATTtagttatataaattaaacatatttttttgtatatactaaaaaaaaaaaaaaaatatatcaatagaattatttctttttttcttttttattttttagttataattaaaattaaaatatttctatttaaaaatatatttattctaaatatatttatttattttaattttataaataaaaatggtttcccttattttctttttttagaGTGATTAAGGGGATATAGTATTCTTCCTTTATAggcttttatttttttcatttattttttttatattttttttaagttttttttaaggtttatattttataataaaataaaaagaaatatttaaaataatattttctcttcatcttataaataaataaatttaacaaGAATAATTTTGCTTCGTTCATTTTTTTGGAAAtgatgaatattataaaaaaatgaataatatataataataagaaatgcGGGGTGTCatgatatatcataaaatgtataattataaaaattatataaatatacgtacaaaaaaaaaaatatatatatatatatataatatatatatattagtataatattataattttattacatatatatatatatatatgtatataaataatacataccGTAATCCCtattatattctatataaattatataaaattgatCACCGCaagtaatttatatttatatatatattttttggttattattcatattcgtatataatatactttaTGGGAGcttaaagaaaaagatataaataaataatattttttttaatatttatataccttTATTAATAAAGTACATTAATCTGTGTATAcatacattataaatatatatatataatatatatataaatatatttatatataatagaaatttatattttatatacatatatggaATATTAgcttaaattttatatatgatcatatatttttttttttttatatataatatatatctaaaaaaaaaaaaaaaaaatttcttctGTACgcataaatttttattataaattaaaataatgaaataatattatttcaataaaaaagaaggatgtaaaaatattataaacaaaaattttaagcaaattaaatatataaaaaatataaaaaaactggaaaaaaattaacaatttgatataaaattcaaaaagttaataaatataaaaataaaataataataaattttatatatttataaataattaccgaattcataataataaagtacttaaataaaaatgtcaGCTCCTGTAAGTTCCCAAAAGAaataacgaaaaaaaaatttatttaaaatatgtattacaataaaagaatttatttgcatatttttgttttatgaaaaaatttataagatatatatatatatatatttaaaatatttgagaaaattatttatatgattttgcatttatatattatatatttgatatatacgtttggaaaaaatataaataatacggaaaaaaaaatatattttttgtgataaatattttaaaaaaaagaaacctTTATTACCTTTGTactttatatgtattaatatatatatatataagtattattttattatatccgtattatataataaaaaacaacTATAGatccatattatatatatatatatatatatatatatttaattcacAATTGTCcctatttataattatatatctttttgtGTAAAGTGTTTTACGAGCAAGAAGTagaacattttaaaaattttattcttaaaaaatatataaattaaatttttttttttttttttttgtttagaTTTCAAAAAAGAGAAAGTTTATTAATGATGGTGTTTTTCAAGCCGAGTTAAATGAATTTTTAGCTCGTATTTTGGCAGAAGATGGATATTCAGGTGTTGAAGTTAGGGTTACACCTATAAggtataattaatattaattacaGCACTGTAATAATGTAGATGATacctaaatataaatataaatatatataaatataaatatatatatatataaatataaatataaatatatatatatatatatatatatatatatatatatatatatatatatatttatttatttatttaatatattttattttatcaatatattatttttttaatagaaCGGAGGTTATTATAAGAGCCACTCGTACTAGAGAAGTTCTTGGAGATAAAGGAAGGAGAATACGTGAATTAACATCATTAGTACAAAAAAGATTCTTTAATAAATCAACAAATAGTGTTGAATTATTTGCTGAAAGAGTAGAACATAGAGGATTGTGTGCAATGGCACAAGCCGAATCTTTaagatataaattattaaaaggaTTAGCAGTAAGAAGAGCATGTTATGGAGTTTTAAGACATATAATGGAATCTGGTGCTAAAGGATGTGAAGTTATTGTATCAGGAAAATTAAGAGCTCAAAGAGCTAAAAGTATGAAATTTAGAGATGGTTATTTAATATCTACAGGAGAACCATCCAAAAGATTTGTTAACACTGCTACCAGATCAGCACAATTAAAACAAGGAGTCTTAGGTATTAAAGTTAAAATTATGTTACCAACAGCTATTGATACTAGAACAGGATTAACTTCTATTTTACCAGATAATATTTCTGTTTTAGAACCAAAAACAGATACTGTAgatttataaagaaaaaaaataaaaaaaaatttttaaaaattaataaaataaaaaacgtttttatattctttatataatatattgttatatatatatatatatatacatactttTATacttctaatttttttttttttttttttttttttttgaatataacATTTAAATTCAATATAACTCAAAgatcctttttatttaaattattatttttaataatatatgaaaaaaaatttttttattttacaaaaaggaaataaaaaataggttattttatgaatgtatttttttttggattatacgtaaattttttaaaagtacAAAAAGATACGAGAAattaattcttatatatatatatacatatatatattattacatatacttTAAAAAAGTACCTTTTGAAGaagtaatttttttaaaaatttatatatttgtctaattgtttttttttataatttgcaATATATTAGCATGacaatacataataaaaagcaaaatttattaaaatataatggaCTTATATAGAACCATGGACAGattaaaaattgtaaaaattaattagTATTGTCTTATTatcaataatatttattttttattaaaatataatttgttaacaatatattttaacaacaataaaaatatgtagatatataaaatgaatgaatatatatatatatatatatatacatatgtactATATTCTAAGTAAATTTACTTAACTTTACGCTTGTAATAAATCCGTCCATTGGTATAATCGTGGGGAATCTTTAgtggaaaatattaaatatacgcatttatgtattatttaataaaaaatagtacaaattttattttatttgtttttttctatgtaattttttattttttttttttaaatacccTTTGCAAAAcctataaattaatataattaagtatttattgaattataaaatatttcatagtgtaaaatataatattattaattttttaatattttattttatataattttttttttctttttcatatttataccATGATTTCCCATTCTTTGTGTTGTCTAAGGATCTAATTGATCCTGGATAACCTAtacacaataaaaaaaatatatatgtatatatatttatttactacATTTAGCTTTATGTACAAATGCATTTGTGTATTATTCTATTTATAATTACTTTTAGTAAAATAATCACAGTCAAGATGTGAACATACGTCAGCAGATTTCGTAATGCTTAAATTATATGGAACttgtttaataatattatcacatATAGACATATAATTTAGAAAAGTTGCATATccatatgtaaaaaaatagtttggatgaatataaattatactattctttttttctatcATATTCTAACGAAATAGAATTAAATATGTATCATTTGATTTTAGTATgcaatttatgtatatatatatatatgattcaaCATATAATAAGTATAATTTGTCCATTAAGATTAATAACCTCATAAACATTTTCCTTGCATATGGTAGCTCTCTTTTCATGAGGATTCCATATAACAAAATTACAATTATCCATATTACATACTTCTAAAGCTTTATTTATAGAAGGAAATGTGATTAcgcttttgtttttttccaCACAAGCTAAAAGTggaaatacatacatacatatatatatatatatatatatatatatagtatatatatttaaaacgTTGTTATAAATCCTTTCTGTAAAATTCATTTTACCTAATGTTTGGTCTCGTACACTACATATGgtaaatagatatatatggttaaaaaaaataaaatgataaatattataaataacattgagcaaacaaataaaaaataaaaatttatgtaaGTAAATTAAGGATTACATGAGGTATTTATGTGTGACACCTTGATGAAAATGCTTTCCATCGTAAAGATTTTTTTGAGAACTttaggaaaagaaaaaaaaaaaaaaaaaaaaaaatattcaaaataatttCAAACAtctataaaaagaaaaaaaaaaaaagaaataaaataatagtataCCTCATACAGATATATTCTACGTTCAATTCTGTAGAAAAGTCAATAGCATTGTTGTTTGTATTCCTCTTGAATTTTTTGATGTCTATCTAAAGAAGAATGAAAgaatatactttttattttcttataacatttaaaaatataatattttgattttttttttttttttttttatttacattgcATTCTTCCTTCTTTTGGCAAATTTGAGATGCCATAATTGTATAATCATTTACTGAATATAATagaatattaattatatgtatatatataaggtaataaaataaaaatataatatacaatattgtaaacatatatttatttatttgtttaaacCTTCATCCTCTAAATCAACAATATATGCTCTTTTTACTTCTACAGTGTATCCTTTACTACATGATATTTTAATCAAATTAttcttaaaataataaaataaaaatatactatgatattaattaatatgtaaaaatattatgtgactctttttattttattattacatctctttttatattagCATATTTTGAGGGTAAATAATGGTTATAGACTTCGTTATTTATAAAccttcaaaaaatatatataaatctgtATTTTcaattataatatactaaaaaatataagcgtatgtaatctttttttttttttttttttttcattgtgAAACCcgtaataatatatggaaCTATCTtcctcattattatttacatgatcttttgaataaataaaagtaacTTTTAATAAAGACaacaaaaagaataaat from the Plasmodium falciparum 3D7 genome assembly, chromosome: 14 genome contains:
- a CDS encoding 40S ribosomal protein S3, with protein sequence MSAPISKKRKFINDGVFQAELNEFLARILAEDGYSGVEVRVTPIRTEVIIRATRTREVLGDKGRRIRELTSLVQKRFFNKSTNSVELFAERVEHRGLCAMAQAESLRYKLLKGLAVRRACYGVLRHIMESGAKGCEVIVSGKLRAQRAKSMKFRDGYLISTGEPSKRFVNTATRSAQLKQGVLGIKVKIMLPTAIDTRTGLTSILPDNISVLEPKTDTVDL